In Legionella lytica, one genomic interval encodes:
- the rpmF gene encoding 50S ribosomal protein L32, whose protein sequence is MAVQQNKKSRSRRDMRRSHDALTAPTLSVDSTTGETHLRHHMTPDGYYRGKKILDADTAYESDEE, encoded by the coding sequence ATGGCCGTACAACAAAATAAGAAATCGCGTTCACGTCGTGATATGCGTCGTTCGCATGATGCTTTAACTGCACCTACTTTATCTGTTGATTCTACTACAGGTGAAACTCATCTACGTCATCACATGACTCCAGATGGTTACTATCGTGGCAAAAAGATTCTTGATGCAGATACAGCTTACGAATCAGACGAAGAGTAA
- a CDS encoding YceD family protein, with amino-acid sequence MLYLQELAKQGQQSKTVTLTERVPHFIATPCELNVNYHVETREDFYLINLEVRGELALLCQRCMDDFNYSYENNTIIAVCRDDARAEQLLERYECIVASNLQVSLEDLIIDELHLYAPQFHPEIGDCGNEINQFLT; translated from the coding sequence ATGCTTTATTTACAAGAACTAGCCAAACAAGGCCAACAAAGCAAAACAGTAACGCTTACTGAACGGGTACCGCATTTTATTGCAACGCCTTGTGAGTTAAACGTAAACTATCATGTTGAGACTAGAGAAGATTTTTACTTAATTAACCTCGAGGTTCGTGGGGAACTGGCTCTGTTATGTCAGCGTTGTATGGATGATTTTAATTATTCTTACGAGAATAACACCATCATTGCTGTGTGCCGTGATGATGCGCGAGCCGAACAGCTTCTAGAACGCTATGAATGTATCGTAGCTTCTAACTTACAAGTAAGCCTCGAAGATCTTATAATTGATGAGTTGCATCTCTACGCGCCACAGTTTCATCCTGAAATTGGGGATTGCGGCAATGAAATAAATCAATTTTTAACCTAA
- the mnmA gene encoding tRNA 2-thiouridine(34) synthase MnmA, with the protein MKEKVIVGMSGGVDSSVAAWLLKEQGYQVEGLFMKNWEQDDTDTFCPAAQDLADAQAVCNQLDIPLHSVNFAEQYWERVFTHFLSEYEKGRTPNPDVLCNKEIKFNAFLNYALELGADYIATGHYARNKIEGNVGHLHKAKDRDKDQTYFLHAVEPEALGKTLFPIGDYTKPEIREFAAQLGLVTQAKKDSTGICFIGERRFKTFLKEFILAKPGEMKSTDGTVLGKHDGLMFYTLGQRQGLGIGGMHSSSDEPWYVVDKDVATNTLYVAQGSHHPMLYSQGLICGPIHWLAECSDQLPLTCYAKTRYRQPEQGCMISPPDNGQHYVMFSNPQRAVTPGQYVVFYDKNQCLGGATIEQIIR; encoded by the coding sequence ATGAAAGAAAAAGTTATTGTTGGAATGTCTGGAGGTGTCGATTCTTCTGTTGCGGCCTGGTTATTAAAAGAACAAGGCTACCAAGTTGAAGGATTGTTCATGAAAAATTGGGAACAGGATGATACGGATACTTTTTGTCCAGCAGCCCAAGATCTTGCTGATGCACAAGCAGTATGCAATCAATTAGATATCCCTCTGCATAGTGTTAATTTTGCCGAACAATACTGGGAGCGTGTTTTTACTCATTTTTTAAGTGAGTATGAAAAAGGACGAACGCCTAATCCGGATGTACTCTGTAATAAGGAAATTAAATTTAATGCTTTTTTAAACTATGCATTAGAGCTAGGCGCCGATTACATTGCTACCGGCCATTATGCTCGCAATAAAATCGAAGGCAATGTCGGCCATCTCCATAAAGCTAAAGACCGTGATAAAGATCAAACTTACTTCTTACATGCGGTAGAACCTGAAGCCCTAGGAAAAACCTTATTCCCTATTGGCGATTACACAAAACCCGAAATTAGAGAGTTTGCAGCCCAATTAGGTCTTGTCACTCAAGCAAAAAAAGACTCAACAGGAATCTGTTTTATTGGTGAGCGACGTTTCAAAACCTTTTTAAAAGAATTTATTCTGGCCAAACCTGGTGAAATGAAAAGTACTGATGGTACCGTACTGGGTAAACACGATGGTCTTATGTTTTATACCTTGGGCCAACGACAAGGTTTAGGTATAGGTGGTATGCATAGCTCATCAGATGAGCCTTGGTATGTAGTTGATAAAGACGTAGCGACGAATACCTTATATGTAGCTCAAGGAAGCCATCATCCCATGCTGTATTCACAAGGCCTCATTTGTGGTCCAATACATTGGTTAGCTGAATGCAGTGACCAATTACCGCTTACCTGCTATGCAAAAACAAGATACAGACAACCTGAACAAGGCTGTATGATTTCTCCTCCGGATAATGGTCAACACTATGTGATGTTTTCCAATCCGCAACGAGCAGTGACACCTGGACAATACGTGGTTTTTTACGATAAAAACCAGTGCCTGGGTGGAGCGACTATTGAACAGATTATTAGATAG
- the erpA gene encoding iron-sulfur cluster insertion protein ErpA, which produces MAAIDISPTDSDIRFSVNAADKVAELIREENNSNLNLRVSISGGGCSGFQYGFSFDEEINEDDTVVIQHCSDGVSSVKLLVDPMSHQYLHEAEIDYIQGIQGEQFVIRNPNAKTTCGCGSSFSMDDDE; this is translated from the coding sequence ATGGCTGCTATAGATATATCCCCCACTGACAGCGATATTCGTTTTTCTGTTAATGCCGCAGATAAGGTAGCTGAATTAATTCGCGAAGAAAATAATTCTAATCTGAACTTACGTGTTTCCATCTCTGGTGGTGGTTGCTCTGGATTTCAGTATGGCTTTAGTTTTGATGAAGAAATTAATGAAGACGATACTGTAGTTATTCAACACTGCTCTGATGGCGTTTCCTCAGTAAAATTGCTTGTTGATCCCATGAGCCATCAATACCTTCACGAAGCAGAAATCGATTACATTCAAGGTATCCAAGGAGAGCAATTTGTGATTCGTAATCCTAATGCGAAAACCACCTGTGGTTGTGGTTCTTCGTTTAGTATGGATGATGATGAGTAA
- a CDS encoding L,D-transpeptidase, with product MEKQSAVLTPRFLSLALFVLFMFPVCSAYSAGNTFIFNPNTLSWKAINEHGQVVRTGRGSAGRKYCPDIHRSCKTPSGVFRISSKGGPGCRSSRYPLGGGGAPMPYCMFFSKNYAIHGSHEVPNYNASHGCVRVPPSDAKWLSHNFMKIGTKVVIKPY from the coding sequence ATGGAAAAACAATCTGCTGTATTAACACCTCGCTTTTTATCCCTGGCTTTATTTGTATTATTTATGTTTCCTGTATGTTCGGCATACTCTGCAGGAAATACCTTCATTTTTAATCCTAATACATTAAGTTGGAAGGCTATCAATGAACATGGTCAGGTAGTTCGCACTGGAAGAGGTTCTGCGGGCAGAAAATATTGTCCAGATATTCATCGTAGTTGTAAAACGCCGAGCGGTGTATTTCGTATCTCGAGTAAAGGTGGTCCAGGATGCCGTTCCAGTCGTTACCCTCTAGGGGGAGGTGGGGCTCCAATGCCATATTGTATGTTTTTTAGTAAAAATTATGCGATCCACGGCTCTCATGAAGTCCCCAATTACAATGCGAGCCATGGTTGTGTCCGTGTACCACCAAGTGATGCAAAATGGCTAAGTCATAATTTTATGAAAATTGGAACGAAAGTGGTGATTAAGCCTTATTAA
- a CDS encoding FAD-binding protein has product MPALPKLGYFNEIPAGMIDRIYRDKATSFFGKAFQFIQKRVIFAFGFMPLSFVDMVVSGITATIYSFRAFFTTDETQEARLEQMKVYANNFSKNLYALLASVFGLISPKLVSLYFVPNVHQTGVSAGGDYHHARNAVMESPESLEELQELVKNAAREGKKIMPIGAGFSQGKQFLPEGDENLIVVDLSNFNTVEIHSKDKQAIVGAGAVWSDIKQEANKFKLALKVMQASDVFSVGGSLGTNIHGWNIHDGMLSTVVSSITIINAQGELETLTPEDDKFHNVTGGLGLYGIIVSATIDLTDNELLKEKGVAIEPEHYVEHFRDNVLTDPNTRMHLYRLSLDPNNLLGSGVAVSYVKEDERKPLQDNLRPEAAHGTRFDRIMINMARHSPWARQKYWEMERTRLLANNGELMSVNKIMQPPINAMFNASKSETEWLQEFFLPEENLTDFLKELGALLQTNDVALLNASVRFVKKNDRSPMSYAHDGDRFAVVLCFNQSLEETAIIKARKWIRQAQHLTVEKGGAYYLPYQHISNPEDFHAAYPHVDEALRAKDEADPDHLFVSGFYQRFMQPKPETTNHFKAIMANEETKTKFAGFLKNVLHRIDSDKFFALLEDIMQYNDSHEEIYQELARRLPEIAPGTVGDLSRILDSLSAIKTDLGEQAHTLLPQEMKTINGLVEIGYPGRFVNGFKQHYKITGEIVAVYEQQSITDYIQTGFPRPYDRFEQLDYSRPNLANLKDNSADVITCYVGLHHFEDDELEHFLEEVKRVLRPDGRFLLVDHDVTDEETMSMAHMAHTIFNVVTGVSLEEEMKETRKFHSMDHWRQKLQEHGLGYAVSGPDVPLVRNGDPSRNRMVSFAKPGPLNQLSQVVVTEPINDAEVEHRQAQVIVPDFRIPSTNSDAQTLSRQGVFQGGNTTQSPTNVSEITLKL; this is encoded by the coding sequence ATGCCTGCATTACCGAAACTTGGATATTTTAATGAAATTCCAGCCGGAATGATTGATAGAATCTATCGTGATAAAGCCACAAGTTTTTTTGGAAAAGCGTTTCAGTTTATCCAAAAACGAGTCATTTTTGCTTTTGGTTTTATGCCCCTATCATTTGTTGATATGGTTGTTAGTGGAATTACTGCCACTATTTATTCTTTCCGTGCATTCTTCACTACTGATGAAACACAAGAGGCTCGCTTAGAACAAATGAAAGTCTATGCGAACAATTTTAGTAAAAATCTTTATGCCCTGCTCGCCTCGGTATTTGGTTTAATTAGCCCGAAATTAGTAAGCTTGTACTTCGTTCCTAATGTGCATCAAACAGGAGTCAGCGCAGGTGGTGATTATCATCATGCTCGTAACGCAGTGATGGAGTCACCCGAATCGCTTGAGGAATTACAAGAGCTTGTTAAAAATGCAGCCCGTGAAGGTAAAAAGATAATGCCAATCGGTGCAGGCTTTAGTCAAGGTAAGCAATTTCTTCCTGAAGGGGATGAAAACCTAATTGTCGTTGATTTAAGTAATTTCAATACTGTTGAAATTCACTCCAAAGACAAGCAAGCCATTGTAGGTGCTGGGGCAGTTTGGTCTGATATAAAACAAGAAGCGAACAAATTTAAGCTGGCTTTAAAAGTAATGCAAGCCTCGGATGTGTTTTCAGTAGGTGGCTCCCTAGGTACCAACATCCATGGCTGGAACATTCACGATGGGATGTTATCTACAGTTGTTAGTTCAATTACGATTATCAACGCTCAGGGCGAATTAGAAACCCTCACCCCTGAAGATGATAAATTCCATAATGTTACTGGCGGTTTAGGCTTGTATGGCATTATTGTTTCGGCCACGATTGATCTCACTGATAACGAATTACTGAAAGAAAAAGGCGTTGCAATTGAACCTGAGCACTACGTTGAACACTTTCGTGACAACGTATTAACTGATCCAAATACCCGTATGCACTTATATCGCCTATCTCTCGATCCTAATAACTTATTGGGTTCAGGTGTTGCAGTCAGTTATGTGAAAGAAGATGAGAGGAAACCACTTCAAGATAATTTACGTCCAGAAGCAGCGCATGGTACTCGATTTGATCGCATTATGATTAACATGGCTCGCCACTCTCCATGGGCTCGCCAAAAATATTGGGAAATGGAACGCACACGTCTACTTGCCAACAATGGCGAGCTGATGAGCGTGAATAAAATTATGCAACCACCTATTAATGCTATGTTTAATGCATCAAAAAGTGAAACTGAATGGTTGCAAGAGTTTTTCTTACCCGAAGAGAACTTAACTGATTTTCTTAAAGAATTAGGCGCCTTACTGCAAACAAACGACGTTGCACTACTGAATGCCTCGGTACGTTTTGTTAAGAAAAATGACCGTTCACCTATGTCTTATGCTCATGATGGCGACCGATTTGCAGTAGTACTTTGCTTTAACCAATCGTTGGAAGAAACGGCGATCATCAAAGCACGTAAATGGATACGTCAAGCACAGCACCTTACCGTTGAAAAAGGTGGCGCTTATTACCTTCCTTATCAACACATTTCAAATCCGGAAGATTTCCATGCAGCATACCCGCACGTGGATGAGGCATTACGTGCAAAAGATGAAGCGGATCCAGATCATTTATTTGTCAGTGGTTTCTATCAGCGTTTTATGCAACCCAAACCTGAAACTACCAATCACTTTAAAGCGATTATGGCAAACGAAGAAACTAAAACAAAATTTGCTGGCTTTTTGAAGAATGTATTACATCGTATAGACAGTGATAAGTTTTTTGCCTTGTTAGAAGACATTATGCAATACAACGACAGTCATGAAGAAATTTATCAGGAGCTAGCGCGCCGTTTACCGGAAATCGCTCCTGGAACTGTGGGTGATTTAAGTCGTATTCTTGACTCCTTGTCAGCAATCAAAACCGACCTAGGAGAACAAGCACACACTCTATTGCCTCAAGAAATGAAAACCATTAATGGTCTTGTTGAAATTGGTTATCCAGGTCGCTTTGTTAATGGATTCAAACAACATTACAAAATTACCGGCGAGATTGTTGCTGTGTATGAACAACAATCAATAACAGATTACATCCAAACTGGCTTCCCACGTCCATATGATCGCTTCGAGCAATTGGATTACAGTAGACCTAATTTAGCTAATCTTAAAGATAATAGTGCTGATGTAATTACCTGTTACGTAGGTTTGCACCATTTTGAAGATGATGAGTTAGAGCATTTCCTGGAGGAGGTAAAACGTGTTCTGCGTCCTGATGGTCGCTTCTTGCTCGTAGACCATGATGTCACTGATGAAGAAACCATGAGCATGGCTCATATGGCTCATACGATCTTTAATGTGGTTACGGGTGTATCTCTTGAAGAAGAGATGAAGGAAACGCGTAAGTTCCACTCTATGGATCATTGGAGACAGAAATTACAAGAGCATGGTCTTGGCTATGCTGTTAGTGGTCCGGATGTTCCTCTAGTCCGTAATGGCGACCCTTCACGCAATCGTATGGTGAGTTTTGCTAAACCAGGGCCTTTAAATCAATTAAGCCAAGTGGTGGTGACTGAGCCGATTAATGATGCGGAAGTGGAACACAGACAAGCCCAAGTAATTGTGCCTGATTTTCGTATTCCTAGTACTAATTCGGATGCACAAACACTGAGTCGTCAAGGTGTATTCCAAGGAGGCAATACTACTCAATCTCCAACGAATGTTTCGGAAATTACTTTGAAATTATAA
- the dnaQ gene encoding DNA polymerase III subunit epsilon, whose amino-acid sequence MRQVVLDTETTGIGHEQGHRVIEIGCVELFDRKLTGKHFHVYLNPERLVDEGAFRVHGISDDFLKDKPLFSDVVSDFLQFVGGSELIIHNAAFDMGFLNSELRHVQWKKTLDEYCDVFDTLTYARDKFPGQRNSLDALCKRFGIDHFNREFHGALLDAEILAFVYLALTGGQSSLFGEVEETVKKEVQVQEIASLRLANPIVVQALADEIESHQNFIEFLCKKSGVNHWEEA is encoded by the coding sequence ATGCGACAAGTTGTATTAGATACAGAAACCACCGGAATCGGGCATGAGCAAGGCCACCGTGTCATTGAAATTGGCTGTGTGGAATTATTTGATAGAAAATTAACTGGAAAACACTTCCATGTATACCTTAACCCTGAACGTTTGGTTGACGAAGGTGCATTTCGGGTGCATGGGATCAGCGATGATTTTTTAAAAGATAAGCCTTTATTTTCTGATGTTGTTTCTGATTTTTTACAATTTGTCGGTGGTTCGGAATTAATCATTCATAACGCCGCGTTCGATATGGGATTTCTGAACTCTGAATTAAGGCATGTGCAATGGAAGAAAACACTTGATGAATATTGTGATGTATTCGATACCTTGACCTATGCACGAGATAAATTTCCCGGACAACGTAATAGCTTAGATGCTTTATGCAAACGTTTTGGTATTGACCATTTTAATCGTGAATTCCACGGCGCGTTACTTGATGCGGAGATTTTGGCCTTTGTATATCTGGCATTAACCGGTGGACAGAGTAGTTTGTTTGGTGAGGTTGAAGAGACAGTCAAGAAAGAAGTCCAAGTACAAGAAATAGCCTCTCTTCGTTTAGCCAATCCTATTGTGGTACAGGCTTTAGCTGATGAAATTGAGTCGCATCAGAACTTTATTGAGTTTTTATGTAAAAAGTCTGGGGTTAATCATTGGGAAGAGGCATAG
- the rnhA gene encoding ribonuclease HI, with protein MSIEIYTDGACKGNPGPGGWGVLLRYKGTEKTLHGGEAHTTNNRMELMAAIKGLEALTRPCDVDLYTDSQYLRQGMMSWLHGWKKNGWRNSKKEPVKNADLWTLLDELASRHKITWHWVKGHSGHTENELVDALANQGIEELSE; from the coding sequence GTGAGTATAGAAATTTATACAGATGGGGCGTGTAAAGGGAATCCTGGACCTGGTGGTTGGGGGGTTCTGCTTCGCTATAAAGGTACGGAAAAAACTTTACATGGTGGAGAGGCGCATACGACCAATAATCGTATGGAGCTTATGGCTGCGATTAAAGGCTTGGAGGCACTTACTCGCCCTTGTGATGTTGATTTATATACTGACTCCCAATATTTAAGACAAGGTATGATGAGCTGGTTGCACGGTTGGAAAAAAAACGGCTGGCGCAACTCAAAAAAAGAACCAGTGAAAAATGCTGATCTCTGGACTCTTTTAGATGAATTGGCATCACGCCATAAAATAACGTGGCATTGGGTTAAAGGACACTCAGGGCATACAGAAAATGAATTGGTTGACGCATTAGCCAACCAAGGTATTGAAGAACTAAGTGAGTAA
- the hutH gene encoding histidine ammonia-lyase, with protein MSEHFILEPGQLTLHSIKQILSNQLPCSLANHAFAAINTSHQTVKKVIQDKKTVYGINTGFGSLANQTIPTDKLKQLQRNIVLSHACGTGELLADDIVAMIMLLKINNLAQGYSGVRLELIEALLALFNHQVYPCIPAKGSVGASGDLAPLAHMSLPLLGVGEVRHQGKIISALEGLKIAGLEPLELEAKEGLALLNGLQVSTAIAIKALFVTESLFEVALITGALSVDAAQGSDVPFDDRIHQVRGHQTQRDVAALYRELLAGSQIRESHRDCSRVQDPYSLRCQPQIMGAALHQISFVRETLQVEANAISDNPLVFSEQGDILSGGNFHGEIVAMAADNLALAIAEIGASSERRIALLIDKNFSGLPAFLIKESGLNSGFMIAHVTAASCASDNKALAHPHSVDSLPTSANQEDHVSMATSAARRLHEMNDNTATILAIEMLAACQGIEFHKPLKTSPLLDDVYNTVRAVVAPYDHDRYFAPDIAAVKEMILREEFSRSEM; from the coding sequence ATGTCTGAGCATTTTATTCTTGAACCGGGTCAGTTAACATTACACTCAATCAAACAAATTTTGAGTAATCAATTACCTTGTTCTCTTGCAAACCATGCATTCGCAGCAATTAATACTTCTCATCAAACGGTAAAAAAAGTAATTCAAGATAAAAAGACTGTTTATGGTATTAATACTGGTTTTGGTTCATTAGCAAACCAAACAATTCCCACTGACAAATTAAAACAATTACAGCGCAATATTGTGCTTTCCCATGCTTGTGGCACTGGAGAATTGTTAGCAGATGACATCGTCGCTATGATTATGTTGCTTAAAATCAATAATCTAGCTCAAGGTTACTCCGGTGTGCGTCTGGAGTTAATCGAAGCTTTGCTTGCTTTGTTTAATCATCAAGTGTATCCCTGTATTCCTGCTAAAGGTTCAGTCGGTGCTTCCGGTGATTTAGCTCCTTTAGCACATATGTCTTTGCCCTTACTTGGTGTGGGGGAAGTACGGCATCAAGGCAAGATAATTAGTGCCTTGGAAGGTCTTAAAATAGCAGGACTTGAGCCACTTGAGCTGGAGGCCAAAGAAGGCTTGGCTTTGCTTAACGGCCTACAGGTTTCTACCGCCATTGCAATAAAAGCCCTCTTTGTTACTGAGAGTTTATTTGAAGTAGCTCTTATTACAGGGGCCTTATCGGTTGATGCCGCACAGGGCAGTGATGTGCCTTTTGATGACCGTATTCATCAGGTACGTGGCCATCAAACACAACGTGATGTTGCCGCATTATATCGAGAATTATTAGCAGGAAGCCAAATTCGCGAATCGCACCGGGATTGTTCTCGAGTCCAAGACCCTTATTCATTACGTTGCCAACCACAAATTATGGGAGCGGCCTTACATCAAATTAGTTTTGTCCGAGAAACCCTACAAGTTGAAGCAAATGCTATTTCGGATAACCCTTTGGTCTTTAGTGAACAGGGCGATATACTTTCAGGTGGTAATTTCCATGGGGAAATTGTTGCCATGGCTGCAGATAATCTGGCTTTAGCTATTGCTGAAATTGGGGCGAGTTCTGAGCGTCGAATTGCTTTATTAATTGATAAGAATTTCAGTGGCTTACCTGCTTTCTTAATTAAAGAAAGCGGTTTAAACTCAGGCTTTATGATAGCCCATGTTACGGCCGCTTCCTGTGCCAGTGATAACAAGGCTCTAGCTCATCCTCATTCAGTAGATAGCTTGCCCACTTCAGCCAATCAGGAAGATCACGTATCAATGGCAACGAGTGCTGCTCGGCGTTTACATGAGATGAATGATAATACGGCGACTATTTTAGCAATCGAAATGCTCGCAGCATGTCAGGGAATTGAGTTTCATAAACCCTTAAAAACTTCACCCTTGTTGGATGATGTGTATAATACAGTGCGAGCAGTGGTTGCTCCTTATGACCATGATCGTTATTTTGCGCCGGATATTGCTGCGGTAAAGGAAATGATTTTGCGCGAGGAGTTTTCTCGGTCTGAAATGTAA
- the hutU gene encoding urocanate hydratase: MDANKSKREIRANHGTEKQAKNWLAEAALRMLHNNLDPEVAENPDSLIVYGGLGKAARNWECFEKIEEVLKSLDANQTLLVQSGKPVGVFTTHEDAPRVLIANSNLVPRWATWDHFNELDKKGLMMYGQMTAGSWIYIGSQGIVQGTYETFVSAANKHYEGDLSGRWILTAGLGGMGGAQPLAGTMAGASVLAVECDLSRIEKRLKTRYLDRYTTNLDEALAWINEACAQKKTISVAVLGNAAEVFPELVARGAPPSLVTDQTSAHDPLNGYLPAGWTLEYAEKMRHTAPDDVVQAAKKSMAIQVHAMLEFHQRGIPVFDYGNNIRQMALEAGEQHAFDFEGFVPAYIRPLFCEGIGPFRWVALSGDPDDIYATDEMVKKLIPDNKHLHRWLDMAREKIAFQGLPARICWVGLKDRARLALAFNEMVKSGAVKAPIVIGRDHLDSGSVASPNRETEGMMDGSDAVSDWPLLNALLNCAGGATWVSIHHGGGVGMGFSQHAGVVIVADGTEKAAQRLDRVLHNDPATGVMRHADAGYELAKNCAKENGLWLPMVK; encoded by the coding sequence ATGGATGCGAACAAGTCTAAGCGGGAAATAAGGGCAAATCACGGTACAGAAAAGCAAGCCAAAAATTGGTTAGCCGAAGCAGCACTGCGTATGCTTCATAATAATTTGGATCCTGAGGTGGCAGAAAATCCTGACTCATTAATTGTTTATGGTGGTTTGGGAAAAGCTGCGCGTAATTGGGAGTGTTTTGAAAAAATTGAAGAAGTACTAAAATCATTAGACGCAAATCAGACTCTGTTGGTTCAATCTGGTAAGCCGGTAGGGGTTTTTACCACTCATGAAGACGCACCTCGCGTATTAATTGCGAATTCAAATCTTGTTCCTCGTTGGGCAACGTGGGACCATTTCAATGAGCTCGATAAGAAAGGCTTAATGATGTATGGCCAAATGACGGCAGGAAGTTGGATTTACATTGGCTCACAAGGAATTGTTCAAGGCACTTATGAAACTTTTGTGTCTGCTGCCAACAAACACTATGAGGGTGATCTGTCCGGTCGCTGGATTCTTACTGCGGGTTTAGGCGGCATGGGTGGCGCGCAACCTTTAGCTGGGACAATGGCTGGTGCCAGTGTATTAGCGGTGGAGTGCGATTTATCGCGCATTGAAAAGCGTTTGAAAACGCGTTACCTGGACCGATACACCACCAATTTAGATGAAGCTTTAGCCTGGATTAATGAAGCTTGCGCTCAGAAAAAAACTATATCCGTGGCTGTGTTAGGAAATGCGGCGGAAGTATTTCCAGAGTTAGTTGCACGTGGTGCACCCCCTTCATTAGTAACGGATCAAACCAGTGCTCATGATCCACTTAATGGATATCTGCCTGCGGGTTGGACTTTAGAGTATGCAGAAAAAATGCGGCACACAGCTCCTGATGATGTGGTCCAGGCTGCTAAAAAGTCAATGGCAATTCAAGTGCATGCAATGCTTGAGTTTCATCAGCGAGGAATCCCGGTTTTTGATTACGGTAATAATATTCGCCAAATGGCTCTTGAAGCCGGTGAACAACATGCATTCGATTTTGAAGGGTTTGTGCCTGCATATATTCGCCCATTGTTTTGTGAAGGTATAGGGCCATTTCGTTGGGTTGCCTTATCTGGCGATCCTGACGATATTTATGCAACGGATGAAATGGTTAAAAAACTAATCCCTGATAATAAACACTTACACCGTTGGCTTGATATGGCTAGAGAAAAAATTGCCTTCCAAGGATTGCCAGCGCGTATTTGTTGGGTGGGATTAAAAGATAGAGCACGATTAGCTTTGGCTTTTAATGAGATGGTGAAGAGTGGGGCGGTCAAGGCACCGATTGTTATTGGTCGCGATCATTTGGATTCAGGCTCGGTTGCTAGTCCTAATCGCGAAACAGAAGGCATGATGGATGGAAGTGATGCCGTATCTGATTGGCCTTTACTCAATGCTTTACTAAATTGTGCTGGTGGAGCTACTTGGGTGAGTATTCATCATGGTGGGGGGGTAGGTATGGGATTCTCTCAGCATGCTGGAGTTGTCATTGTTGCTGATGGAACGGAAAAGGCAGCGCAACGTTTAGATCGAGTGCTGCATAACGACCCAGCTACTGGGGTGATGCGTCATGCTGATGCAGGTTATGAGCTTGCGAAAAACTGTGCTAAAGAAAATGGGCTGTGGTTGCCCATGGTGAAATAG